A single region of the Brassica rapa cultivar Chiifu-401-42 chromosome A03, CAAS_Brap_v3.01, whole genome shotgun sequence genome encodes:
- the LOC103859131 gene encoding sugar transport protein 6, with product MAVVVSANGNGPAFEAKMTVYVFVCVLIAAVGGLIFGYDIGISGGVTAMDDFLKKFFPTVWERKQHAHENNYCKYDNQHLQLFTSSLYLAALVASFLASAVCSKLGRKPTMQFASVFFLIGVGLAAGADNIVMLIIGRILLGFGVGFGNQAVPLFLSEIAPAQLRGGLNIVFQLMVTIGILIANLVNYFTATVHPNGWRIALGGAAIPAVILLLGSLIICETPTSLIERNKNEEGRETLRKIRGVEDINDEYESIVHACEIASQVKDPYRKLLKPASRPPLIIGMLLQLFQQFSGINAIMFYAPVLFQTVGFGNNAALLSAVITGSINVLSTFVGIYLVDRTGRRFLLLQSSVHMLISQLIIGIILAKDLGITGTLGKAQAMVVVVFVCAYVMGFAWSWGPLGWLIPSETFPLETRSAGFAVAVSCNMLFTFVIAQAFLSMLCGMRSGIFFFFSAWIIVMGLFALFFIPETKGVAIDDVRERVWKPHWFWKRYMLAEDDHQDVEKRTE from the exons ATGGCCGTTGTTGTATCTGCCAACGGGAATGGTCCGGCTTTTGAAGCCAAGATGACTGTATATGTCTTTGTCTGCGTTCTGATTGCAGCTGTCGGCGGTTTGATCTTCGGTTACGACATCGGAATTTCCG gtGGAGTGACGGCGATGGATGATTTCTTGAAGAAGTTTTTCCCTACGGTGTGGGAGAGGAAGCAGCACGCTCATGAGAACAATTACTGCAAGTATGATAACCAGCACTTGCAGCTATTCACATCGTCTCTTTACCTAGCCGCACTCGTGGCCAGCTTCTTGGCTTCGGCCGTCTGTTCCAAACTTGGAAGGAAGCCCACTATGCAGTTTGCTTCTGTCTTTTTCTTGATCGGTGTCGGGCTAGCCGCAGGAGCTGATAACATCGTCATGTTGATCATTGGAAGAATCTTACTTGGCTTCGGTGTAGGCTTTGGCAATCAG GCAGTGCCGCTTTTCTTATCCGAGATTGCTCCTGCACAGCTCAGGGGAGGTCTCAACATTGTATTCCAACTCATGGTCACAATTGGAATACTAATAGCCAACCTTGTCAACTACTTCACTGCCACCGTTCACCCTAACGGATGGCGAATCGCCCTCGGTGGAGCTGCAATCCCCGCGGTTATCCTCCTCTTGGGTTCACTGATCATCTGTGAGACCCCCACGAGCCTCATAGAGCGCAACAAAAACGAAGAAGGCAGAGAAACTCTAAGGAAAATCAGAGGAGTTGAAGATATAAATGATGAGTATGAATCTATCGTCCATGCGTGCGAGATTGCGAGTCAAGTCAAAGATCCTTACAGGAAACTGTTGAAACCAGCGAGTCGTCCACCTTTAATCATTGGAATGCTTCTACAGCTTTTCCAGCAGTTTAGTGGAATCAATGCTATTATGTTCTATGCACCGGTTTTGTTCCAGACTGTTGGATTTGGAAATAACGCAGCTCTTCTCTCTGCGGTTATCACGGGAAGCATCAACGTTCTTAGTACGTTCGTAGGGATCTACCTCGTGGACAGAACCGGTCGGAGGTTCCTTCTTTTACAATCTTCCGTTCACATGCTCATTTCCCAG TTGATCATTGGAATCATCCTAGCGAAAGACTTGGGCATCACGGGAACACTCGGGAAGGCACAAGCCATGGTGGTTGTGGTCTTTGTGTGCGCTTACGTGATGGGATTCGCGTGGTCATGGGGACCATTAGGATGGCTAATTCCTAGCGAGACGTTTCCTCTAGAAACTCGAAGTGCAGGGTTCGCTGTTGCAGTCTCGTGCAACATGTTATTCACCTTCGTGATCGCGCAGGCTTTCTTGTCGATGCTTTGTGGGATGAGATCAGgaatattcttcttcttcagcgcTTGGATCATTGTGATGGGACTGTTTGCTTTGTTCTTTATACCGGAGACTAAAGGTGTGGCCATTGATGATGTGAGGGAGAGAGTGTGGAAGCCACACTGGTTCTGGAAAAGGTATATGCTTGCTGAGGATGATCATCAAGATGTGGAGAAGAGAACTGAATGA
- the LOC103859132 gene encoding long chain acyl-CoA synthetase 6, peroxisomal, with product MDSTTAARRRINAIHSHLVTSSRSSPLLLSSNPTAGEFCLDNGYSVVLPEKLSTGKWNVYRSARSPFKLVSRFPDHPDIATLHDNFEHAVHDFRDYKYLGTRVRVDGTVGDYKWMTYGEVGTARTALGSGLVHHGITTGSSVGIYFINRPEWLIVDQACASYSYVSVPLYDTLGPDAVKFIVNHANVQAIFCVAETLNSLLSGLSEMPSVRLVVVVGGLNESLPSLPPSAGVKVVSYSVLLNQGRSNPQPFSPPKPDDVATLCYTSGTTGTPKGVVLTHANLIANVAGSSFSVKFFSSDIYISYLPLAHIYERANQILAVYFGVAVGFYQGDNMKLLDDLAALRPTVFSSVPRLYNRIYDGITNAVKTSGGLKERLFNAAYNAKKQALLNGKSASPIWDRLVFNKIKDRLGGRVRFMTSGASPLSPEVLEFLKICFGGRVSEGYGMTETSCVISGMDEGDNLTGHVGSPNPACEVKLVDVPEMNYTSADEPHPRGEICVRGPIIFRGYYKDEVQTREVIDEDGWLHTGDIGLWLPGGRLKIIDRKKNIFKLAQGEYIAPEKIENVYAKCRFVGQCFIYGDSFNSSLVAVVSVDPDVLKSWAASEGIKGDLRELCNNPRVKAAVLSDMDAVGRESQLRGFEFAKAVTLVLEPFTLENGLLTPTFKIKRPQAKEYFAEAITNMYKELAASDPTANKAL from the exons ATGGATTCTACCACCGCCGCACGCCGCCGCATAAACGCTATCCACTCCCATCTCGTCACGTCTTCTCGCTCCTCCCCTCTCCTCCTCAGCTCCAATCCCACCGCCGGCGAGTTCTGTCTCG ATAATGGATACAGCGTCGTGCTTCCGGAGAAGCTGAGCACTGGCAAGTGGAACGTCTACAG ATCTGCTCGATCTCCGTTCAAGCTCGTTAGCAGGTTCCCGGATCATCCTGACATCGCCACTCTCCATGATAACTTTGA GCATGCTGTTCATGACTTTCGGGATTACAAGTACTTAGGAACTCGCGTTCGTGTCGACGGAACTGTTGGAGA CTACAAATGGATGACATATGGAGAAGTTGGTACAGCAAGAACTGCTCTAGGTTCTGGTTTAGTTCATCATGGAATCACCACG ggATCGTCTGTTGGAATTTACTTTATCAACCGCCCAGAGTGGCTCATCGTTGATCAGGCTTGTGCTTCTTATTCTTATGTGTCTGTTCCTTTGTATGATACTCTTG GTCCTGATGCTGTGAAATTTATCGTCAATCATGCAAATGTGCAAGCCATATTCTGTGTGGCAGAGACGTTAAACTCC TTACTTAGCGGCTTGTCTGAGATGCCAAGTGTACGCCTGGTGGTG GTTGTTGGAGGGTTGAATGAATCTTTACCTTCGCTTCCCCCATCCGCAGGAGTTAAAGTTGTATCATATTCGGTGTTACTGAATCAG gGCCGTAGTAACCCTCAGCCGTTTTCTCCACCAAAGCCTGATGATGTTGCAACCTTATGCTATACAAGCGGAACAACTGGGACCCCAAAG GGAGTCGTATTGACTCATGCAAACTTGATTGCAAATGTTGCTGGATCCAGTTTTAGTGTGAAATTTTTCTCTTCAGATAT TTACATTTCATATCTTCCACTGGCACACATATACGAACGAGCAAATCAGATCCTAGCTGTGTACTTCGGAGTTGCTGTTGGTTTCTACCAAGGG GACAATATGAAACTACTGGATGATTTGGCTGCTCTGAGACCTACTGTATTCAGCAGCGTCCCCCGGTTATACAACAGAATATATGACGG AATTACTAATGCAGTAAAAACCTCGGGTGGGCTGAAAGAGAGGCTCTTCAATGCTGCCTATAATGCAAAGAAGCAGGCTCTCTTGAATG GAAAAAGTGCGTCTCCCATATGGGACAGGTTGGTATTTAATAAGATAAAAGACAGACTTGGAGGACGAGTTCGTTTTATGACGTCTGGGGCTTCACCTTTGTCTCCTGAAGTGTTGGAGTTTTTGAAGAT ATGCTTTGGAGGAAGGGTATCAGAAGGATATGGAATGACTGAAACATCTTGTGTTATAAGTGGAATGGACGAGGGTGATAACCTCACTGGACATGTTGGCTCTCCTAATCCAGCTTGTG AAGTAAAGCTTGTGGATGTCCCGGAAATGAACTATACATCAGCGGATGAACCACATCCTCGTGGCGAGATATGTGTTAGGGGTCCCATCATCTTCAGAGGCTATTACAAGGATGAAGTTCAAAC GAGAGAGGTGATTGATGAAGATGGATGGCTTCACACTGGAGATATAGGTCTTTGGCTTCCGGGAGGACGTCTCAAAATTATTGACAG GAAAAAGAATATCTTCAAGTTGGCGCAAGGGGAGTATATAGCTCCAGAGAAAATAGAAAACGTCTATGCCAAATGCAGATTTGTGGGCCAATGCTTCATATATG GTGATAGCTTTAATTCATCATTGGTGGCTGTTGTATCGGTTGATCCAGATGTGCTTAAAAGCTGGGCTGCTTCAGAAGGCATTAAG GGAGATCTGAGAGAGTTGTGCAATAACCCGAGAGTGAAAGCAGCAGTATTATCAGACATGGACGCTGTTGGGAGAGAATCTCAG TTGAGAGGCTTTGAGTTTGCAAAAGCTGTAACATTGGTGCTGGAGCCATTCACGCTAGAAAATGGCTTGTTGACACCAACATTCAAG ATTAAGAGACCACAAGCAAAGGAATACTTCGCAGAAGCAATAACAAACATGTACAAGGAGCTTGCTGCTTCTGATCCCACCGCTAATAAAGCTTTGTGA